From a single Eremothecium sinecaudum strain ATCC 58844 chromosome III, complete sequence genomic region:
- the POL2 gene encoding DNA polymerase epsilon catalytic subunit (Syntenic homolog of Ashbya gossypii AFR657C; Syntenic homolog of Saccharomyces cerevisiae YNL262W (POL2)), which produces MSGRFKGSNAARFVRNSAFTQSNTYGLTAGQLLQAKKVDEIDSVMGFDRYITPHQSGGADSKSHRIGWLCNMHPTTVADDFEEGASGVGISGVDYYFLDEEGGSFKTTVTYDPYFLVGCRDERRIHDLEEFLKKFLESFVKTVTVVQKDDLSMDNHLVGLRKTLLKLSFVNTNNLFEARKLLRPILQENEDSKLRRDIYSSGGDSSNVDTKFLIEDIREYDVPFHVRVSIDKNIRVGRWYKVTSGGLIEFKDKVAFADPVVLAFDIETTKAPLKFPDAAIDQIMMISYMIDGEGFLITNREIISEDIDDFEYTPKPEYPGQFTIFNEPDELGLLKCFFQHIRDVQPTVISTFNGDFFDWPFVDNRSKIHGLDLFDEIGFAPDSEGEYKSSYCTHMDCYRWVKRDSYLPQGSQGLKAVTQAKLGYNPIELDPELMTPYAYERPQHLSEYSVSDAVATYYLYMNYVHPFIFSLCTIIPLNPDEVLRKGTGTLCEMLLMVQAYEKGILLPNKYSDPIERFYDGHLLISETYVGGHVESLEAGVFRSDISTHFKVDPSVIDELLEELPHALRFCVEVENKTNMEDVTDFELIKQQITDTLLELKKNNKRDERPLIYHVDVASMYPNIMTTNRLQPDSIKLERDCASCDFNRPGKTCDRRLTWAWRGEFLPAKMDEYGMVKRALQNEYFPARNKNSSQKVLTFDELSYSEQVGHLKKRLTDYSKKVYHRVKVTETVEREAIVCQRENPFYVNTVRSFRDRRYEFKGLASTWKKKLQKINADDRQEYDDAKKMIVLYDSLQLAHKVILNSFYGYAMRKGSRWYSMEMAGITCLTGAKIIQMARSVVERVGRPLELDTDGIWCIIPSSFPENYEFTLKNGKKLYLSYPCSMLNYKVHQKFTNDQYQELIDDVKHKYKTINDNSIFFEVDGPYKAMILPTSKEEGKGIKKRYAVFNEDGTLAELKGFELKRRGELQLIKNFQQDIFKVFLDGDSLQSCYLAVAAVANRWLDVLDTKGAMLETEDLISLICENKSMSKTLKEYEGQKSTSITTARRLGEFLGEEMVKDAGLQCKFIISSKPANAPVTERAIPVAIFSAELSVKKSFLRKWLVDSSLENFDPRDIIDWAYYRERLASVIQKIITIPAALQNIPNPVPRVEHPDWLKKKIATSEAKLKQTSIGKFFKKSEKAIEVEIENAAFAVDNATDVKIAKVKSIKRKRRQLKNTADEELTLPAEMPSMDEDYVAWLEYQKIKWKIQAKERQRRAQLFGVDNVSNHSTVLGNIMRKHAESYANSTWQILQYKNSSEPGVVDIYALIHEKVQIVKVHVPKTIYVNYKTNNLPPGSIRNCKIEKSHAIPPNNPSINRYDKSSLFKLTLPEMVYLDEVKKTSSILNNTSVLGIYESSIPASERILMELGTCVGFDSNLMGALTKGLQNGFSLKDLRKCDSERYLEGFPLEISYFLHLTTNIGYEFFTIFRSWSDSVEIFVLKPSNAAQELSVSGIESLYKAQFEKKKKAIDKYYDYLKPNPGLIFSFQYFTDIHKLYKTLGKEFSVINEEKGFQKILLLQSPYAKKLYKTIRGLQEIPIVEISIGEITLPTLNWQGTLTRKIVSHLLSLGSWAAHLVALSTYTNIPICNLKLENPGYSIDILYARKLTKNNTILWWNENQPLPDHGGVQNDYDPNKIALSMDLESPVVNNPEIYDNAVLEIELNNLTVNTVLTSALIYEAEGTDLATVEHEGDSRENGSNFVEDAFSGSSLSVLRSMLKSLWDDALENNISADSLLHSFISWVQSENSRLFDYTLRYHVHTLTKKALLQLINEFRSMGSSVVYADRNKLLLKTNKHNVDNSYAYGQYLIKAVRAKPLFSYIDLNILRYWDILIWMDKYNYGGCSCLEIQEKEKQDLQAYSSWHIREFLAPIYQMEFDDWFLIILDSMMKTKIQFYELNETQRLTQLPVHENHSDDTTVTHSISGFTNRFFQPLVKRIQKLWHNQQEFILDSNFARDYAIPHLPGSYLQPSNPLLELVKYLSHILLLSKERTLEVRTLRKELLAVFELGEFDTIAEFKNPSSSLIINNFLCEHCAHFKDLDVCMESERSLFKCEKCGKDINKALIEETLLQKMEVYLSTYLAQDLSCSKCKRVKMDTMSEYCPCSGSWELTISNECYAREIETLHNVATYYGFEILREALAEAF; this is translated from the coding sequence ATGTCTGGGAGGTTTAAGGGTTCCAATGCTGCTAGATTTGTGAGAAATTCTGCTTTTACGCAGTCCAATACTTACGGATTGACGGCAGGGCAGCTGCTTCAAGCTAAAAAGGTTGATGAGATAGATTCCGTTATGGGATTTGATAGGTATATCACCCCACATCAAAGTGGTGGTGCTGATAGTAAGAGCCACAGAATTGGTTGGCTGTGTAATATGCATCCTACTACAGTTGCGGACGATTTTGAGGAGGGCGCTTCTGGTGTGGGCATTAGTGGTGTGGATTACTACTTTCTTGATGAGGAAGGTGGTTCTTTTAAGACAACAGTTACATACGACCCTTATTTCCTAGTTGGTTGCAGAGATGAGCGACGTATACATGATCTTGAGGAGTTTTTAAAGAAGTTTTTGGAGTCATTTGTGAAAACTGTAACGGTTGTACAGAAGGATGATCTGAGCATGGATAACCACCTGGTTGGGCTGCGGAAGACATTGCTGAAATTGAGCTTCGTAAATACGAATAATTTGTTTGAGGCCAGGAAGCTTCTGCGACCAATACTTCAGGAAAATGAAGATAGCAAGCTGAGGCGTGACATATACAGTTCCGGGGGTGATTCTTCAAATGTAGATACGAAGTTCCTGATAGAAGATATTCGAGAGTATGATGTTCCATTCCATGTGCGTGTTTCAATTGATAAGAATATACGGGTGGGAAGATGGTATAAGGTTACTTCTGGAGGACTAATTGAGTTCAAGGACAAGGTTGCGTTTGCAGACCCGGTAGTGCTCGCGTTCGACATTGAGACTACAAAAGCGCCATTAAAGTTTCCTGATGCTGCCATTGACCAGATTATGATGATTTCCTATATGATTGATGGAGAAGGTTTTCTAATAACGAACCGAGAAATTATCTCTGAGGACATTGATGATTTTGAATATACTCCGAAGCCGGAATACCCTGGTCAGTTTACAATTTTCAATGAACCAGATGAACTGGGGCTGTTGAAATGCTTTTTTCAGCATATAAGGGATGTACAACCAACCGTCATTTCTACTTTTAACGGTGACTTCTTCGACTGGCCTTTTGTCGATAACAGAAGTAAAATTCACGGACTAGATCTATTTGATGAGATTGGATTTGCACCAGATTCTGAAGGAGAATATAAGTCAAGCTACTGTACCCACATGGACTGCTACAGATGGGTGAAAAGAGATTCATACTTACCGCAGGGTTCGCAGGGTTTAAAAGCGGTTACGCAAGCGAAGCTCGGTTACAATCCAATTGAATTAGATCCAGAGCTAATGACCCCATATGCATATGAAAGACCTCAACATCTATCTGAGTATTCTGTTTCTGATGCAGTAGCAACGTATTATCTGTATATGAACTATGTGCACCCTTTCATTTTCTCTCTATGTACTATCATTCCATTAAATCCAGATGAGGTTTTGAGAAAGGGTACCGGTACCCTATGTGAAATGCTTCTAATGGTTCAAGCATATGAAAAGGGTATACTGCTGCCTAATAAATACTCTGATCCAATTGAGCGTTTTTATGATGGCCATCTTTTGATTTCAGAGACCTATGTTGGTGGACACGTTGAATCTTTAGAAGCTGGAGTATTTAGAAGTGACATTTCAACTCATTTCAAAGTTGATCCTTCAGTTATAGATGAGCTGCTTGAGGAGCTGCCGCATGCATTACGTTTTTGTGTTGAGGTTGAGAATAAAACAAACATGGAGGATGTAACTGATTTTGAGCTCATCAAACAGCAAATTACCGATACACTTCTAGAACTAAAAAAGAATAACAAAAGGGATGAACGTCCACTTATTTACCACGTGGATGTTGCTTCTATGTATCCAAATATCATGACAACAAACAGGTTACAACCAGACAGTATAAAGTTAGAGCGTGATTGTGCAAGTTGTGATTTTAATCGACCAGGTAAGACATGCGATAGAAGATTAACATGGGCATGGAGAGGTGAGTTTCTTCCTGCAAAAATGGATGAGTACGGTATGGTAAAACGAGCTCTACAAAATGAGTACTTTCCTGCAAGAAATAAGAACTCTTCTCAAAAGGTTTTGACATTTGACGAATTAAGTTATTCCGAACAAGTTGGACATTTAAAGAAAAGATTAACAGATTACTCTAAAAAGGTTTATCATAGAGTTAAAGTGACCGAAACTGTGGAACGTGAGGCGATTGTTTGTCAGCGAGAGAACCCATTTTACGTCAATACAGTTAGATCATTTAGGGATAGAAGATATGAGTTCAAGGGATTAGCCTCAACTTGGAAAAAGAAGTTACAAAAGATTAATGCGGATGATAGGCAGGAATATGATGATGCTAAGAAGATGATTGTGCTATACGATTCTTTGCAATTGGCTCATAAAGTTATTTTAAATTCTTTTTATGGATACGCCATGAGAAAGGGTTCGAGGTGGTATTCAATGGAAATGGCTGGTATTACCTGTTTAACGGGTGCTAAAATTATTCAAATGGCTCGATCTGTTGTTGAAAGAGTTGGAAGGCCCTTGGAATTGGACACGGATGGTATTTGGTGTATTATTCCTAGTTCTTTTCCAGAAAATTACGAATTCACCTTAAAAAACGGCAAAAAATTGTATCTTTCATATCCATGTTCTATGTTGAATTACAAGGTGCATCAAAAGTTCACGAATGATCAATATCAAGAACTTATTGACGATGTCAAGCATAAATACAAAACTATTAATGATAACTCCATTTTCTTCGAAGTTGATGGTCCATATAAAGCAATGATTCTACCAACTTCGAAGGAAGAAGGTAAAGGTATTAAGAAGAGGTATGCTGTTTTTAATGAAGATGGTACACTGGCAGAGTTAAAGGGATTTGAGTTAAAGAGACGTGGTGAGTTACAATTAATCAAAAACTTTCAGCAAGATATTTTTAAGGTCTTTCTAGATGGCGATTCGTTACAAAGCTGTTATTTGGCGGTTGCCGCAGTCGCTAATAGATGGCTAGATGTTTTGGATACTAAGGGAGCCATGTTAGAGACTGAAGATTTAATTAGTTTAATTTGTGAAAACAAGAGTATGTCTAAGACACTAAAGGAATATGAAGGACAGAAATCGACATCAATTACTACTGCTCGTAGATTGGGTGAATTTTTGGGAGAAGAAATGGTAAAGGATGCCGGTCTACAGTGTAAATTCATTATTAGTTCTAAACCTGCCAATGCGCCGGTCACGGAAAGAGCAATTCCGGTTGCCATATTTTCTGCAGAATTGAGCGTTAAAAAGTCATTCTTAAGGAAATGGCTGGTTGATTCCTCACTTGAAAACTTTGATCCAAGAGATATTATTGACTGGGCTTATTATAGAGAAAGATTGGCATCAGTTATTCAGAAAATTATTACTATTCCAGCTGCTCTACAAAATATCCCGAACCCTGTGCCAAGGGTAGAACATCCAGACTGGcttaaaaaaaagattgcaaCTAGTGAGGCAAAATTGAAGCAAACCTCCATTGGTAAGTTTTTCAAGAAGAGTGAGAAAGCTATTGAAGTTGAAATTGAGAATGCAGCTTTTGCAGTTGATAACGCTACTGATGTTAAAATTGCAAAAGTGAAATCCATtaaaaggaaaagaaggCAGCTAAAAAATACTGCTGATGAAGAGTTAACACTTCCAGCAGAAATGCCATCGATGGATGAGGACTATGTGGCTTGGTTAGAATATCAGAAAATTAAATGGAAGATACAAGCTAAAGAAAGGCAACGTAGAGCGCAACTTTTTGGGGTGGATAATGTTTCGAATCACAGTACAGTATTAGGGAATATTATGAGAAAACATGCAGAGTCATATGCTAACTCAACATGGCAGATATTGCAGTATAAAAACTCCAGTGAACCAGGAGTAGTTGATATATATGCATTAATTCATGAAAAAGTCCAAATTGTCAAAGTACATGTTCCGAAAACCATATATGTCAACTATAAAACTAATAATCTTCCACCAGGAAGCATCAGGAACTGTAAGATTGAGAAAAGCCATGCAATTCCTCCTAATAATCCTAGTATTAATAGATACGACAAGAGCTCACTGTTCAAGTTAACTCTTCCAGAGATGGTTTACTTAGATGAAGTGAAAAAAACCTCAAGTATCCTTAATAATACTTCTGTTTTAGGAATATATGAGAGTTCTATCCCAGCTAGTGAAAGAATTTTGATGGAATTAGGAACTTGTGTTGGATTTGATTCAAATCTAATGGGGGCACTGACTAAAGGTTTGCAGAATGGTTTCAGTTTGAAAGATCTTCGTAAGTGTGACTCTGAAAGGTATCTAGAAGGCTTTCCGCTGGAGATCTCTTACTTTCTACATCTGACGACAAATATTGGATATGAATTTTTCACAATATTTAGAAGTTGGAGCGATTCTGTTGAGATATTTGTATTAAAACCATCGAATGCTGCTCAAGAACTTTCTGTATCGGGGATCGAAAGTTTATATAAGGCACAAtttgaaaagaaaaagaaggcTATCGATAAATATTACGATTACCTCAAACCAAATCCAGGACTAATATTCTCGTTCCAGTATTTCACTGATATTCACAAACTTTACAAGACCCTAGGAAAGGAATTCTCAGtaattaatgaagaaaaaGGTTTCCAGAAGATATTATTACTACAATCTCCCTATGCTAAAAAGCTATACAAGACTATTCGCGGTTTGCAAGAAATTCCAATAGTTGAAATCTCTATTGGAGAGATAACTTTACCGACCTTGAATTGGCAGGGGACATTAACGAGAAAGATTGTTAGTCATTTATTAAGTCTAGGATCATGGGCTGCTCACTTAGTTGCGTTATCAACTTATACCAACATACCAATCTGCAATTTAAAACTTGAAAATCCAGGGTATTCGATTGATATTCTATATGCAAGGAAACTCACAAAAAACAATACCATCTTATGGTGGAACGAAAATCAACCATTACCCGATCATGGGGGTGTTCAAAATGACTATGATCCAAACAAAATTGCTTTGAGCATGGATTTAGAATCTCCTGTTGTTAACAATCCAGAAATCTACGATAATGCTGTTTTGGAAATTGAACTCAATAACTTGACAGTTAATACGGTTTTAACTTCTGCTCTAATTTATGAGGCAGAGGGCACTGATTTAGCGACTGTTGAACATGAAGGTGATTCAAGGGAAAATGGGTCGAATTTTGTTGAAGATGCATTTTCAGGATCATCTTTAAGCGTGTTGCGTTCAATGTTAAAGAGCCTATGGGATGACGCGCTAGAGAATAATATAAGTGCTGACTCCCTTTTGCACTCTTTTATCAGCTGGGTTCAGTCTGAAAACTCTCGATTATTTGACTACACTTTAAGATACCATGTTCATACACTTACAAAGAAAGCTCTACTTCAACTAATTAATGAATTTAGATCCATGGGCTCAAGCGTGGTTTACGCTGATAGAAACAAACTGCTATTAAAGACTAACAAGCACAATGTGGACAATTCATATGCATACGGGCAATACCTCATAAAAGCTGTTAGGGCAAAACCACTTTTTAGTTACATTGACTTAAACATTTTACGGTACTGGGATATTTTAATATGGATGGATAAGTATAATTACGGTGGGTGCAGCTGTTTAGAGATTcaagaaaaggaaaagcAGGATCTGCAAGCATACTCCAGTTGGCATATAAGAGAATTTCTGGCTCCAATTTATCAGATGGAATTTGATGACTGGTTCCTTATCATTCTGGATAGTATGATGAAGACAAAAATTCAGTTCTACGAATTGAATGAAACTCAAAGGCTAACCCAGCTTCCAGTGCATGAAAATCATTCAGATGATACCACAGTAACTCATTCTATTTCTGGATTCACGAATAGGTTTTTCCAGCCTCTAGTGAAGCGAATCCAGAAATTATGGCATAACCAACAAGAATTCATCTTAGATTCAAACTTCGCTCGAGACTATGCTATCCCTCACTTACCCGGAAGTTACTTACAACCAAGCAACCCTCTGCTAGAGTTAGTGAAATATTTGTCTCATATTTTGCTTCTTTCAAAGGAAAGAACTCTGGAGGTGAGGACTCTGAGGAAAGAGTTACTTGCCGTTTTTGAACTCGGGGAATTCGATACAATTGCGGAATTTAAAAACCCTAGCTCCTCTTTGATCATAAACAACTTTTTATGTGAACATTGTGCTCATTTCAAGGATTTGGATGTCTGTATGGAATCGGAACGGTCTTTATTCAAGTGTGAAAAATGTGGAAAAGACATTAACAAGGCCCTGATTGAAGAAACCCTGCTTCAGAAAATGGAAGTATATTTAAGCACATATCTAGCCCAAGATCTAAGCTGTTCTAAATGTAAACGCGTGAAGATGGACACTATGTCTGAGTACTGTCCATGTTCAGGCAGCTGGGAACTGACGATCTCAAATGAGTGCTATGCCAGGGAAATTGAAACTCTCCATAATGTTGCAACCTACTATGGTTTTGAGATCCTTCGTGAGGCCCTTGCAGAAGCATTTTAA
- the ORC5 gene encoding origin recognition complex subunit 5 (Syntenic homolog of Ashbya gossypii AFR656C; Syntenic homolog of Saccharomyces cerevisiae YNL261W (ORC5)), with the protein MPHYLTRTLHRNYQVELLNAFTNNDPDLSPPNIIVHGFRSTGKTTTLKEYFNSRHELLSCWVNAVEMVTGKPFAQHVAVQVSRILKDKFPGIAAKEYDPLSAEDFSLLAKFLYNTFAQYQNLDKRYGIYVILDEFDKIDELDIELLPKFLKLHELIPNIFKLEIRFIHVISGSSFLGYYCNYNIPTIVFPIYNQDETSDIVHHVKGKELGSCPQLSSKIEQFESPVHSQRLCNEIAKNFITLIIQAFHSYTGNDPAILIEMIEGKWDSYVDSITEQNYKDPPALYKANLELFKNTGDTLIGNDDDNEIEDYGNENLNKTDQNGSTSKSITKSQFTNNAYEISTMSKYLLIAAYLTSYLNPRFDSKVFSKKSHLRAGRSSYGRRHKMDTNPRYLQPSLFSLERLLAIFQSIYPVHISKELHSDFIQKDTHMRANVEVYENLSELNSLKLITSAINKSVDYLHEKVKWKVNVSWEIITEISRTVDFDIAEYFSDIHE; encoded by the coding sequence ATGCCTCATTATTTAACCAGGACTTTGCATAGAAATTACCAGGTTGAATTGTTGAACGCTTTCACTAATAATGATCCAGATTTATCACCACCTAATATCATCGTTCATGGATTCAGAAGTACTGGTAAAACTACTACATTAAAAGAATACTTTAATAGTAGGCATGAATTGCTTAGCTGCTGGGTTAATGCTGTTGAGATGGTAACAGGGAAACCTTTTGCTCAACATGTAGCTGTTCAAGTTTCACGAATACTTAAAGATAAATTTCCTGGTATCGCTGCGAAAGAATATGATCCATTGAGTGCAGAAGACTTTTCGCTTCTAGCAAAGTTCCTCTACAATACATTTGCTCAGTATCAAAACTTGGATAAACGTTACGGTATTTATGTAATATTAGATGAATTTGATAAAATCGATGAGTTGGATATTGAGCTGCTACCAAAGTTCCTAAAGCTTCATGAACTAATACCTAACATATTTAAGCTGGAAATTAGGTTTATCCATGTAATTAGTGGTTCTTCATTTCTAGGTTACTATTGTAATTATAATATTCCAACCATTGTCTTTCCAATATACAATCAAGATGAAACATCTGATATAGTTCACCACGTAAAGGGGAAAGAACTGGGATCGTGCCCACAATTGTCATCAAAAATAGAACAGTTTGAATCTCCAGTGCACTCTCAAAGGTTATGCAACGAAATTGCAAAGAATTTCATTACACTTATCATTCAGGCTTTCCATTCATATACGGGAAATGACCCGGCTATTCTAATAGAGATGATCGAGGGCAAGTGGGACAGCTATGTTGATTCGATAACAGAGCAAAACTACAAAGACCCTCCTGCACTGTACAAAGCTAACCTGGAGCTATTTAAGAATACTGGTGATACTCTAATTGGcaatgatgatgataatgaaaTTGAGGACTATGGCAACGAAAACCTCAATAAAACTGATCAAAACGGAAGCACTTCGAAATCAATTACTAAGTCTCAATTTACTAATAATGCATATGAGATTTCGACCATGTCCAAGTACCTACTCATTGCAGCCTATTTGACGTCATATTTAAATCCAAGGTTTGACAGTAAGGTATTTTCCAAGAAAAGTCACCTACGAGCAGGAAGGTCTTCATATGGGCGTCGCCATAAAATGGATACAAACCCACGCTACCTACAACCTTCCCTATTTTCATTGGAACGGTTATTAGCAATTTTCCAATCAATATATCCTGTCCATATATCAAAGGAATTGCATTCAGATTTCATCCAGAAGGACACTCATATGAGAGCCAATGTTGAAGTTTATGAAAATCTCTCTGAGCTGAATTCCTTGAAATTAATCACGTCTGCAATAAACAAGAGCGTTGATTACTTGCATGAGAAGGTAAAGTGGAAGGTGAACGTATCTTGGGAGATAATAACAGAGATTTCAAGGACTGTGGACTTTGACATTGCTGAGTACTTCAGTGATATTCATGAGTGA
- the LIN1 gene encoding U5 snRNP complex subunit LIN1 (Syntenic homolog of Ashbya gossypii AFR655C; Syntenic homolog of Saccharomyces cerevisiae YHR156C (LIN1)), producing the protein MKRNNSDSDDDADEIADEPGFVTKSRFHHKQKKYQVVEEDDSDENEDNNGDDDDDNKNNASANLQANSDYLLSFQDGEEDVIDSDEAENHKIVVMNLDEFNQVDYKDDGNQIENEGVAIEAFNLVDESKYGVFDQYGNYIEEKEDEDEQQQDQWINDYDDEEHISLARDAQKNRMAEQHLKKRQRTSRVYMLEDALLRLKYLLPKSLNALNSLSLLNKKRQFYMKKSGKNKADSLETAQDREAHLKHVINGINLITELVETLEQKGIENVYELSRSQIEKLYNEETLSGNELNDYETKQWSFKWISDATTVNEYYSNYEMQYWKETYFNDNVIVKFKDDDDREDMWVHICCLTFM; encoded by the coding sequence ATGAAGCGAAATAACAGTGattctgatgatgatgCGGATGAAATTGCAGATGAACCAGGGTTTGTAACTAAATCAAGGTTTCATCACAAGCAAAAAAAGTATCAAGTAGTCGAAGAGGACGATTCAGATGAGAACGAGGATAATAATGGCGACGACGACGACGACAATAAAAATAATGCTTCAGCAAATTTACAGGCTAACTCTGACTATCTTTTGTCTTTCCAAGACGGAGAAGAAGACGTTATAGACTCTGATGAGGCTGAAAATCATAAAATAGTAGTAATGAACTTGGATGAGTTCAACCAGGTTGATTATAAGGACGATGGCAATCAAATCGAAAATGAAGGAGTCGCCATAGAGGCTTTTAATCTGGTGGATGAGTCTAAGTACGGTGTATTTGACCAATACGGCAATTACAtagaagagaaagaagatgaagacgaACAGCAGCAAGACCAATGGATAAATGAttatgatgatgaagagCATATTAGTTTGGCGAGAGATGCTCAGAAAAATAGAATGGCGGAGCAGCATCTCAAAAAAAGACAGCGCACAAGTCGGGTTTATATGCTAGAAGATGCACTTTTGAGACTCAAGTATCTACTACCGAAAAGCTTAAATGCATTGAATTCATTATCGTTGCTAAATAAGAAGCGCCAATTCTATATGAAAAAGTCAGGGAAAAATAAGGCAGATTCTCTAGAAACTGCACAGGATCGCGAAGCACACTTGAAGCATGTCATTAATGGTATTAACCTAATAACAGAGTTGGTGGAGACTCTTGAACAGAAGGGCATCGAAAATGTGTATGAGCTTTCAAGGTCTCAAATTGAGAAACTCTATAATGAAGAAACCTTATCAGGAAATGAATTAAATGATTATGAAACAAAACAGTGGTCCTTCAAATGGATAAGTGACGCCACGACGGTTAACGAGTACTATTCTAATTATGAGATGCAATACTGGAAGGAAACATATTTTAATGATAATGTCATTGTAAAGTTCaaggatgatgatgatagAGAGGATATGTGGGTCCATATATGCTGTCTAACGTTTATGTGA
- the LTO1 gene encoding ribosome biosynthesis protein LTO1 (Syntenic homolog of Ashbya gossypii AFR654W; Syntenic homolog of Saccharomyces cerevisiae YNL260C) — protein sequence MDIDSLINLEELNYKAGYENGRQEGLLHNLVEGKQFGLQVGFQRYVMLGQIKGICTAIASIVSEASIKKNINTVLEMIEQTPMDNEPQNVEVYEASLVKIRNKFRLILMLVNRNWKKEDNNGISFESVESLYKIVSGQLKAAHVNTEDHSNLILQDNDDW from the coding sequence GATTCACTAATAAACCTTGAGGAATTGAATTATAAAGCGGGATATGAGAATGGGAGGCAAGAAGGCCTGCTGCATAATTTGGTAGAGGGTAAGCAATTTGGTCTCCAAGTAGGTTTTCAGCGATATGTGATGCTAGGACAAATAAAAGGAATATGTACAGCAATAGCCAGTATAGTAAGTGAAGCTTCTATTAAAAAGAATATAAATACAGTGCTGGAAATGATTGAACAAACTCCTATGGATAACGAGCCTCAAAATGTGGAGGTTTATGAGGCATCTCTTGTAAAGATCAGAAATAAATTCAGGTTAATACTGATGTTGGTGAACAGGAATTGGAAAAAGGAGGATAATAATGGCATCTCATTTGAAAGTGTTGAATCTTTGTACAAAATTGTTTCTGGACAACTAAAAGCTGCACATGTAAATACTGAAGACCATTCCAACCTAATACTTCAAGATAATGACGACTGGTAG